A single region of the Carassius gibelio isolate Cgi1373 ecotype wild population from Czech Republic chromosome A14, carGib1.2-hapl.c, whole genome shotgun sequence genome encodes:
- the LOC128027480 gene encoding cleavage stimulation factor subunit 2-like isoform X2: protein MANLAMAAAAAAARDPAVDRSLRSVFVGNIPYEATEEQLKDIFSEVGLVVSFRLVYDRETGKPKGYGFCEYQDQETALSAMRNLNGREFSGRALRVDNAASEKNKEELKSLGTGAPILESPYGDGCTPEEAPESISRAVASLPPEQMFELMKQMKLCVQNSPQEARNMLLQNPQLAYALLQAQVVMRIVDPEIALKMLHRPAVVQPINPSPQPGPVPNQPLPQPNVPVSQSQPMPGMHVNGAPQMMQPPQMGGGVPGPMPGQGPMGPAGGMQPQIGIPPGGPVPMDRGPVPIVDPRASMRGAPQGPPGIPPRGLLGDGPNDPRGGSLVNVTGEMVEPGHGYIGGPPQHQGPPMHMAPPDMRGPHEMRGGPMMGEPRGPMMEQRGPPMEARGRDPRAVDARGPISGQRVPVAGGMQGPPPHGMGQSAPPSARPGPTSDVSSQDHEKAALIMQVLQLTPEQIAMLPPEQRQSILILKEQIQKTAGAP, encoded by the exons ATGGCGAATTTAGCCATGGCTGCGGCAGCTGCAGCTGCTAGAGACCCAGCGGTAGACCGCTCGTTACGATCGGTGTTCG TTGGAAACATCCCATATGAAGCCACAGAGGAGCAGCTGAAAGACATCTTCTCAGAGGTTGGACTTGTCGTTAGTTTTAG GTTGGTGTATGACAGAGAAACCGGTAAGCCAAAGGGATATGGCTTCTGTGAGTACCAGGATCAGGAGACGGCGCTCAGTGCCATGCGTAACCTCAATGGCCGAGAGTTCAGCGGCAGAGCTCTCCGTGTCGACAACGCTGCTAGTGAGAAGAATAAAGAGGAGCTCAAAA GTCTGGGCACTGGCGCTCCAATTCTTGAGTCCCCTTACGGAGACGGCTGCACACCAGAAGAAGCTCCGGAGTCCATCAGCAGGGCAGTAGCCAGCCTGCCTCCTGAACAGATGTTTGAGCTAATGAAACAGATGAAA CTGTGTGTGCAGAACAGTCCCCAGGAGGCCAGAAACATGCTCCTGCAGAACCCTCAGCTTGCTTACGCCCTGCTGCAGGCTCAGGTGGTCATGAGGATTGTGGACCCTGAAATCGCTCTG AAAATGCTTCACCGTCCAGCTGTGGTTCAGCCCATAAACCCAAGTCCTCAGCCTGGACCGGTACCTAACCAGCCCCTCCCTCAGCCCAATGTACCTGTCTCTCAGTCTCAACCAATG CCAGGTATGCATGTGAACGGAGCACCTCAGATGATGCAGCCTCCACAGATGGGGGGTGGGGTACCCGGACCAATGCCAGGACAGGGACCCATGGGACCAGCTG GTGGGATGCAGCCTCAGATAGGGATCCCTCCAGGAGGCCCTGTGCCCATGGATAGAGGACCAG tgccGATAGTAGACCCACGTGCTTCAATGCGAGGGGCCCCTCAAGGCCCTCCAGGGATCCCACCCAGAGGCCTTCTTGGCGATGGTCCGAACGACCCACGCGGTGGATCACTGGTCAATGTCACTGGAGAAATGGTGGAGCCTGg gcATGGTTACATTGGAGGCCCTCCACAACATCAGGGGCCGCCCATGCATATGGCTCCCCCAGACATGCGTGGCCCTCATGAGATGAGAGGAGGACCCATGATGGGAGAACCTAGAGGTCCTATGATGGAGCAGCGGGGTCCACCTATGGAGGCAAGAG GTCGTGATCCAAGAGCTGTTGATGCTCGGGGTCCGATATCTGGCCAGAGGGTTCCTGTGGCTGGTGGAATGCAGGGTCCTCCCCCACACGGCATGGGACAGAGTGCTCCTCCATCAGCAAGACCA GGTCCTACATCAGATGTCTCCTCACAAGACCATGAGAAA GCTGCCTTGATTATGCAGGTCCTGCAGCTGACCCCAGAACAGATCGCTATGCTGCCACCAGAACAGAGACAGAGTATCCTGATACTGAAGGAGCAGATTCAGAAGACGGCAGGCGCACCCTGA
- the LOC128027480 gene encoding cleavage stimulation factor subunit 2-like isoform X1: MANLAMAAAAAAARDPAVDRSLRSVFVGNIPYEATEEQLKDIFSEVGLVVSFRLVYDRETGKPKGYGFCEYQDQETALSAMRNLNGREFSGRALRVDNAASEKNKEELKSLGTGAPILESPYGDGCTPEEAPESISRAVASLPPEQMFELMKQMKLCVQNSPQEARNMLLQNPQLAYALLQAQVVMRIVDPEIALKMLHRPAVVQPINPSPQPGPVPNQPLPQPNVPVSQSQPMPGMHVNGAPQMMQPPQMGGGVPGPMPGQGPMGPAGGMQPQIGIPPGGPVPMDRGPGNLQDSPVGAAGQAAIERPQVPIVDPRASMRGAPQGPPGIPPRGLLGDGPNDPRGGSLVNVTGEMVEPGHGYIGGPPQHQGPPMHMAPPDMRGPHEMRGGPMMGEPRGPMMEQRGPPMEARGRDPRAVDARGPISGQRVPVAGGMQGPPPHGMGQSAPPSARPGPTSDVSSQDHEKAALIMQVLQLTPEQIAMLPPEQRQSILILKEQIQKTAGAP; encoded by the exons ATGGCGAATTTAGCCATGGCTGCGGCAGCTGCAGCTGCTAGAGACCCAGCGGTAGACCGCTCGTTACGATCGGTGTTCG TTGGAAACATCCCATATGAAGCCACAGAGGAGCAGCTGAAAGACATCTTCTCAGAGGTTGGACTTGTCGTTAGTTTTAG GTTGGTGTATGACAGAGAAACCGGTAAGCCAAAGGGATATGGCTTCTGTGAGTACCAGGATCAGGAGACGGCGCTCAGTGCCATGCGTAACCTCAATGGCCGAGAGTTCAGCGGCAGAGCTCTCCGTGTCGACAACGCTGCTAGTGAGAAGAATAAAGAGGAGCTCAAAA GTCTGGGCACTGGCGCTCCAATTCTTGAGTCCCCTTACGGAGACGGCTGCACACCAGAAGAAGCTCCGGAGTCCATCAGCAGGGCAGTAGCCAGCCTGCCTCCTGAACAGATGTTTGAGCTAATGAAACAGATGAAA CTGTGTGTGCAGAACAGTCCCCAGGAGGCCAGAAACATGCTCCTGCAGAACCCTCAGCTTGCTTACGCCCTGCTGCAGGCTCAGGTGGTCATGAGGATTGTGGACCCTGAAATCGCTCTG AAAATGCTTCACCGTCCAGCTGTGGTTCAGCCCATAAACCCAAGTCCTCAGCCTGGACCGGTACCTAACCAGCCCCTCCCTCAGCCCAATGTACCTGTCTCTCAGTCTCAACCAATG CCAGGTATGCATGTGAACGGAGCACCTCAGATGATGCAGCCTCCACAGATGGGGGGTGGGGTACCCGGACCAATGCCAGGACAGGGACCCATGGGACCAGCTG GTGGGATGCAGCCTCAGATAGGGATCCCTCCAGGAGGCCCTGTGCCCATGGATAGAGGACCAG GAAACCTTCAGGACTCTCCTGTGGGAGCAGCTGGGCAGGCTGCCATCGAGCGGCCTCAAG tgccGATAGTAGACCCACGTGCTTCAATGCGAGGGGCCCCTCAAGGCCCTCCAGGGATCCCACCCAGAGGCCTTCTTGGCGATGGTCCGAACGACCCACGCGGTGGATCACTGGTCAATGTCACTGGAGAAATGGTGGAGCCTGg gcATGGTTACATTGGAGGCCCTCCACAACATCAGGGGCCGCCCATGCATATGGCTCCCCCAGACATGCGTGGCCCTCATGAGATGAGAGGAGGACCCATGATGGGAGAACCTAGAGGTCCTATGATGGAGCAGCGGGGTCCACCTATGGAGGCAAGAG GTCGTGATCCAAGAGCTGTTGATGCTCGGGGTCCGATATCTGGCCAGAGGGTTCCTGTGGCTGGTGGAATGCAGGGTCCTCCCCCACACGGCATGGGACAGAGTGCTCCTCCATCAGCAAGACCA GGTCCTACATCAGATGTCTCCTCACAAGACCATGAGAAA GCTGCCTTGATTATGCAGGTCCTGCAGCTGACCCCAGAACAGATCGCTATGCTGCCACCAGAACAGAGACAGAGTATCCTGATACTGAAGGAGCAGATTCAGAAGACGGCAGGCGCACCCTGA